The DNA sequence AGGCAGAAAATAATTCTTGAAAACGTTAAAGATGGATGCATGGAAAAAAGCGATCAAGCGTTTCTGGTTGATAAGATCAGGGTTCAGGAGGGAGAAGAACAAGAGTACGGAACACAGTACAAAGTACAAAAAGGCACAATTATATTTCTTCCTATTAAAGATAAGGAAAGAGTTGATGAGAAAAGGGAAGAGGTGGGCCTAGAATCTCTCGCTGAGTATAAAGAGACGGCGGAGGCAAATCTAAGGAGACTTGGCTAATGGGTTGTCTCAAATAATTTATAGTGCCGTCGACGCGCCACGTCGACAACGTGATCAAGATAGGAAGATCGAGCAAAGAAAAGTATTAATACTTCAAAAACTACTCCGCAATTCTTTACTCCAGAGGGATTCAGTATTAGCATACCTTTATGCTTACTGAGAAATGCGCACACTTTTTGTCCTGTCCCGTCGACGACGTACCTATGGAATACGAAGGTACGGCTGTTCGTTGTGTGAATGGTCACTCGTTTGATATTTCTCGCGAAGGGTATGTCAATCTTATGCCCCGCCGAAAAAAGCTACACGAAACGATCGGCGACAACAAAGAAATGCTTGCTGCGCGAGAACATTTTTTGGAAGCGGGTCACTATGACACGTTAGTACGTGAGATAAATCGTCTTATAAAAAACAACCTTACCAAACCACGACGAGATACGTGCGCGTTGGAGGTTGGGTCAGGAACGGGTTACTACCTTAGAAAAGTAATGCAGAAGTTGTCTCAACCCGATATTTGTTATTTCGGATCAGATATATCTAAAGAAGCCACACAATTTTCAGCAAAACAAAATCCCGACGCCACATTTCTTGTCGCTGACACGCACGAAAAAATACCGATCAAGAGCAACTCGGTCCAACTTCTCCTTGATATATTTTCCCCGCGAAATAAAGCTGAGTTCCAGCGCCTGCTTGCAGATAACGGTTTCTTGCTTATTGTAATCCCCGGTGAAACCCACCTGAAGGAAATTATTCCTGAACTCGGACTCATTGGATACGAAGAAGAGAAAAGTGCTCAAATAAAGAACGATTATCAGAATGTACTCACTCTTCTTAAAAATACCGCGCTTGAATATCCTATTACTCTGACAGCAGAGTCTCTCCGGGACCTCGTCAAAATGGGACCGAACCACTGGCGCTTTTCTGCTGACATGAATAAAAAAATCCAACAGATCGCTCCTGTTGAAGTCACGGCTTCGTTTGAAATTTTTCTCTACAGGAATAATTTATAAAGTTCGATCCTATAACTATATCTGGGTTTCATATTTTGAAAAATATAAGTGCTACGTAACAATTACGTAATTGTTACGTAGCACTTATTTTATTTTAACCCCTCTTAAATCCCCGAAGGGGTAAGCGGAACAATCCGATTTTCCTCCACAGGGGACCTCCTCCTCACGCCCTGGACCCTTCTTCCCAACCGGCAAGTTCTAGAATTTTATACACAAAATCTGTTTTGCCACCTATATACTCATCACTTCCCGATGGATCTTGTTCTAACAGATTTTGCTTTAGAGTGTCATACTCATTTCTCAAGTCGAGATGGTTTCTTAGATAGTCTCTAAACAATATCTGTCTTGGCCAAAAGCCACCCTGGTTTTTATAAGCAATAGACAAGTGAAAATTATCCTCTCTGTATTTTCTGAAGAAATGTCTTTC is a window from the Candidatus Paceibacterota bacterium genome containing:
- a CDS encoding DUF6624 domain-containing protein, yielding MIDIISLLKTDQENIKRFKKGLLSSEEFNRKQEETSLAFFEYFQMNGFPCKKNNRNEIYKAGVTLSLHQPLERQKIILENVKDGCMEKSDQAFLVDKIRVQEGEEQEYGTQYKVQKGTIIFLPIKDKERVDEKREEVGLESLAEYKETAEANLRRLG